The proteins below come from a single Cannabis sativa cultivar Pink pepper isolate KNU-18-1 chromosome 3, ASM2916894v1, whole genome shotgun sequence genomic window:
- the LOC115708661 gene encoding type I inositol polyphosphate 5-phosphatase 8 codes for MKTGQEFISKSSSWPKEVARKWLNIRSKTDEFNSDYVLQASTKLQRRRKSCSDDNCCVVVPEDFSVFSKVQDSDDHLNLRTFVGTWNVGGISPHDGLNLRNWLKSPTQADIYVIGFQEIVPLNAGNVLGAEDKGPAEQWIGLIREALNDNEFDQQIKNNKKQGRMSFSDFLSLENEEEEEEEDAIKDEVGPKFRLAVSKQMVGIFLCVWVRSDLCSLISNLKVSCVGTGIMGYLGNKGSVSISMSLSGTSFCFVCTHLTSGEKEGDEVKRNSDVMEILKKTKFSSHSLSSSSSSSLEKSSPNTILEHDKIIWLGDLNYRLVGGSSGNCETHELIEKHDWQTLLEKDQLRKEQREGRVFKDWEEGVIDFAPTYKYVTNSDHYYVNQISSNKSKHKQRTPAWCDRILWKGEGMKEIWYGREESRFSDHRPVYAIFIVQIDSKRHNNNNNINNNNNNNINNNNNNINNNNNNINNNNRLRPRPVLAKVQAEELLLPTLNNSTRF; via the exons ATGAAAACTGGACAAGAATTCATCTCAAAG AGTTCTTCTTGGCCTAAAGAAGTGGCAAGAAAATGGCTTAACATTCGGAGCAAAACAGATGAATTTAACTCAGATTATGTTTTACAAGCTTCAACTAAACTCCAACGCCGGAGAAAGAGTTGCTCCGACGACAATTGTTGCGTCGTCGTGCCTGAAGATTTTTCGG TTTTTTCAAAGGTACAAGACTCAGATGATCATCTCAATCTGAG AACATTTGTTGGGACATGGAATGTTGGAGGAATTTCCCCTCATGATGGgttgaacttaaggaattggcTTAAGTCTCCAACTCAAGCTGATATCTATGTTATTGG gtTCCAAGAAATAGTGCCTTTGAATGCTGGTAATGTATTAGGAGCAGAGGACAAGGGCCCAGCAGAGCAATGGATTGGTTTGATTAGAGAAGCTTTAAATGACAATGAATTTGATCAACAAATTAAGAATAATAAGAAGCAAGGAAGGATGAGTTTCTCAGATTTTCTTTCATtagaaaatgaagaagaagaagaagaagaagatgctaTTAAAGATGAGGTTGGACCCAAGTTTAGGTTGGCTGTTAGTAAACAAATGGTGGGAATCTTCCTATGTGTTTGGGTTAGATCAGATCTTTGCTCACTCATTTCCAACTTGAAAGTCTCTTGTGTTGGTACTGGCATCATGGGCTACCTTGGCAATaag GGTTCAGTATCAATTAGTATGAGCTTAAGTGGGACAAGCTTTTGTTTTGTGTGTACTCATTTGACTTCTGGTGAAAAAGAAGGAGATGAGGTCAAAAGAAACTCAGATGTCATGGAAATTCTTAAGAAGACAAAGTTTTCATCtcattcattatcatcatcatcatcttcttctttagaAAAATCATCACCTAATACCATATTAGAGCATGA TAAGATTATTTGGCTAGGTGATTTGAATTATAGACTTGTGGGTGGTAGTAGTGGAAATTGTGAAACTCATGAGCTAATTGAAAAACATGATTGGCAAACACTTTTGGAGAAAGATCag CTAAGGAAAGAACAAAGAGAAGGGAGAGTGTTCAAAGATTGGGAAGAAGGGGTAATAGATTTTGCACCAACATACAAATATGTTACTAATTCAGATCATTATTATGTTAATCAAATCTCATCAAATAAATCCAAACACAAACAAAGAACACCTGCCTG gTGTGATAGGATATTATGGAAAGGAGAAGGAATGAAAGAAATTTGGTATGGAAGAGAAGAGTCAAGATTTTCAGACCATAGACCTGTTTATGCTATTTTCATTGTACAAATTGActcaaaaagacacaacaacaacaacaacattaacaacaacaacaacaacaacattaacaacaacaacaacaacattaacaacaacaacaacaacattaacAACAACAATAGGCTAAGACCAAGGCCAGTACTAGCTAAGGTACAGGCTGAGGAGCTTCTTTTGCCAACACTAAACAACAGCACCAGGTTTTGA